In Cherax quadricarinatus isolate ZL_2023a chromosome 36, ASM3850222v1, whole genome shotgun sequence, one DNA window encodes the following:
- the LOC128691464 gene encoding uncharacterized protein: MTKYWDNDTCNCYCRNPEDCSSGEYFSSVTCKCEAIMARSGFKSAANTEEGLQWPAFTNNLPPHRRRKPIQVPLI; the protein is encoded by the exons ATGACTAAGTATTGGGACAACGATACTTGCAACTGCTACTGTCGTAACCCTGAAGACTGCAGCAGCGGCGAGTACTTCTCCTCAGTTACTTGCAA ATGTGAGGCTATAATGGCAAGAAGCGGGTTCAAGTCTGCTGCAAACACTGAAGAAG GTCTGCAATGGCCAGCGTTCACCAACAACCTGCCGCCTCACCGACGCCGCAAGCCAATCCAAGTTCCACTCATCTAA